From Xyrauchen texanus isolate HMW12.3.18 chromosome 12, RBS_HiC_50CHRs, whole genome shotgun sequence, one genomic window encodes:
- the LOC127652948 gene encoding ferritin, middle subunit-like has protein sequence MTFLAHYFKRDDVALLGFAKFFKENSKEEREHAEKFMEFQNKRGGRIVLQDIKKPERDAWGNGLIAMRCALQLEKKVNQALLDLHKVASEKRDPHLCDFLEIHYLNEQVEAIKKLGDHITNLSKMDAGNNRMAEYLFDKHTLDGQS, from the exons GCTCACTATTTCAAACGGGATGATGTCGCCCTTCTTGGATTTGCCAAGTTCTTCAAGGAGAACAGCAAGGAAGAGCGCGAGCATGCTGAGAAATTTATGGAGTTCCAGAACAAGAGGGGTGGACGCATTGTTCTTCAGGACATAAAG aAGCCCGAGCGTGATGCATGGGGAAATGGTCTGATTGCTATGCGGTGCGCTCTGCAGCTGGAGAAGAAAGTCAACCAGGCTCTGCTGGATCTGCATAAGGTTGCCTCTGAGAAGCGCGACCCTCAT CTGTGTGACTTCCTGGAGATTCACTACCTGAATGAGCAGGTTGAAGCCATCAAGAAGCTTGGAGATCACATCACCAACCTGTCCAAGATGGATGCTGGCAACAACAGGATGGCGGAGTACCTGTTTGATAAGCACACCCTGGATGGACAGAGCTAA